Proteins from one Rhinolophus ferrumequinum isolate MPI-CBG mRhiFer1 chromosome 15 unlocalized genomic scaffold, mRhiFer1_v1.p scaffold_54_arrow_ctg1_1, whole genome shotgun sequence genomic window:
- the ZNF597 gene encoding LOW QUALITY PROTEIN: zinc finger protein 597 (The sequence of the model RefSeq protein was modified relative to this genomic sequence to represent the inferred CDS: inserted 6 bases in 4 codons; substituted 2 bases at 2 genomic stop codons): protein MVSMLAPPRAQGLMLFEDLTVYFSQEESVSLYPGQRSLSRNTTQECFEDMALMGWEGKIENNQQLSLQSMGLDELALEKYSTAVPLVCYPEKSSETGVRVLERKISGGTSACKKMFISLVVTIENHTPLIELSQYLVTRALSEILQFPGKEARNSYKCPECDXSFSDNSYLVLHQKTHSGKKKYKSHAWGKIFNHKANLRTHRRIHISKKSCKCVECSTXFHQHSHLSWHMNVHIKEKPYTSGTCGRRFMWHPGLAQHQETHATNKAYECTNSGKYFGQKTNLALHKKMHTSATQDQYTRCMKXFSSSXHLALPEKGHKDHSKYCSDCREKLLLFSKFKLLKCPECAMTFLCISDLISHQXIHKGEKSHKCKTCEKSFILDSQLAFHQKSHXELFTCTMCGKSFRLKMNFVIHQQTHLKNVM, encoded by the exons ATGGTGTCCATGCTCGCACCACCCAGGGCTCAG GGACTGATGCTGTTTGAGGATCTGACCGTGTATTTTTCTCAAGAGGAAAGTGTGAGTCTGTACCCTGGCCAGAGGTCACTCAGCAGAAACACCACACAGGAGTGTTTCGAGGATATGGCCTTGATGG GATGGGAAGGGAAGATTGAGAATAATCAGCAGTTAAGTTTACAATCTATGGGACTCGATGAACTTGCCCTAGAAAAATACTCCACTGCTGTGCCCCTTGTCTGTTACCCAGAAAAATCCTCTGAGACTGGAGTTAGAGTCCTTGAAAGGAAAATATCAGGTGGAACTTCTGCTTGCAAGAAAATGTTCATAAGCCTAGTAGTTACCATTGAAAACCACACCCCATTAATAGAACTATCCCAATATTTAGTAACCAGAGCACTTTCCGAAATTCTTCAATTTCctgggaaagaagccagaaattcaTACAAGTGTCCTGAATGTGACTAAAGCTTCAGTGATAATTCATACCTTGTTTTGCATCAGAAGACTCATTCgggaaagaaaaagtataaaagtcATGCCTGGGGGAAGATTTTCAATCATAAAGCCAACCTGAGGACACACAGGAGAATCCATATTAGCAAGAAGTCTTGTAAGTGTGTTGAGTGCAGCAC CTTCCACCAGCACTCACATCTGTCTTGGCACATGAATGTCCACATAAAGGAGAAACCCTACACAAGTGGCACATGCGGGAGACGTTTTATGTGGCACCCAGGATTAGCACAGCATCAGGAAACCCACGCTACCAATAAAGCCTATGAATGTACCAACTCTGGTAAATATTTTGGTCAGAAAACAAATCTTGCTTTGCATAAGAAAATGCACACATCAGCCACCCAGGATCAGTACACTCGCTGCATGAAATGATTCAGTAGCT CACATCTTGCCCTTCCCGAGAAGGGCCACAAGGATCACTCTAAATACTGCAGTGATTGTAGGgaaaaattgcttttgttttcaaaattcaagCTTTTAAAATGTCCTGAATGTGCAATGACCTTTCTTTGTATCTCTGACCTTATTTCTCATCA CATTCATAAAGGGGAAAAGTCCCACAAATGCAAGACATgtgaaaaaagttttattttggacTCACAGCTTGCATTCCACCAGAAGAGCC AGGAACTTTTTACATGTACCATGTGTGGGAAAAGTTTCAGGTTGAAAATGAATTTCGTTATTCATCAGCaaacccatttgaaaaatgtcatGTAA